The genomic region GATGCGACTCAGGAAATTTTCACCAAAGCGGTGACCCGGCTGAATACGTTTTCCGGGAAAAGCGCCTTCCGCACCTGGTTGTATCGCGTGGCGGTCAACCACCTCCTGAACGTCCGCAAATCCGAGATGGAGGAAAAAGCGATGACGTTCACCGACATGGGCGCTTCTCTCGACGGCGTGCCAGACCAGGAATTGCCCGACTCGGGCGCCTCGCCCGTCGAGACTGCACTCTTCGTGGAAGAAGCCAAGCTCGGCTGCGTTACCGCGATGCTGATGTGTCTTGATCGCCGTCAACGGCTCGCCTTCATCCTGGGCGAGGTGTTTGGGGAGACCAGCAAAGCGGCGGCAGATGCCATGGAAGTCACTCCCGAGAACTTTCGTCAGTTATTGTCTCGCGCGCGGCACGATCTCTACCAATTCATGAACAACAAGTGCGGCCTGGTCAACCAGTCCAATCCTTGTCGGTGCGCACGCAAGGCCACCGGTTTCATGCGCAACGGCTGGCTCGATCCCAACCACAGGCATTTTTCCAAAGACCGGATCGCCGCAATCAAGGACGTTGCGCCCGACCACTTGCACGAACTTCAAGACCTCGACCGGCAACACGCTGAACTCTACCGGCTGCAGCCGTTTCTGGCCGGCCCGCACCTGGCGAATCGATTGCGGGAAATCCTGCTGCAATCCGGCTTCGCGAAGTACTGAAAAATCTTCGGCGGAACTGTCACAGTGGCTTTTCGCGGAGGTCTAATTCATTGAAGCCCAAAAAGGGCGAAAGTGAACCAGATCAAAATGAATACCGAAATCATCGCCAAAACAGCCCGTGCAACCCTCGACGGCAGCATCTCATTTCCCGAAGTCGTCAGCCGACTAATGACTGCCGGCGTCGAGTATTACCACGTGGATTACGTAACCCTGTGCAAGACGTTTTACATCGCCAATGACTCCACAGTAGTGACGCCGATCAATTTCGAAGGTTTGCCTCCCGTAGCTGCCGAGTTCGATTCCGCTGCCCTTCGCGCTGACATTCTGGACAGCCAGCGGAACGGGCAGAAATACCGTGATTTCACCCGGCGCGCGATGGAGGCCGGCGTCCAAGGCTACTTTGCGTTCCTCCGCGGAAAACGGGTGACCTACTTTGGCCGCCAGGGCGATCAACACACGGAATGGTTTCCTGGCGCGGCTCCGCGATGAACGTTGCGCGCCGGAGAAAAAATTCCTTCCGGCTTGTGCGGATGCCTTGACGGCGAAAGTTGGTGCCCGCGTCCGGATTTGCATCGGCCTGGCGTGTGAAGGATTCGCACCTTCAACCTTCCCGTTCTGAGCGGGACGCCTTGTCTGTTGGCGCTAACGCGCCATTCAAAGTGGTGCATCCGGCAGGAGGTGGCTTCCCAAGCCCTGCAATATTGGGCCCCAATGGAATAGTTCGCTGTCGCGGAACTGCGCGTGGCTCGCCTCCTCGGGATCTGCTTCGGAAAAGGAATCAACATCCTGGATGAAGAAGTTCAAATCCACATGGATCGCTTCATGGAATTGAATCGCTTTGGAAACCAATGGGAATGCTCACGGTGGAAGTGGCGAAACACCAGCATCTGCGGGGTAATTTCACTCTTTCGACGTTTTTCCATTCTCACATTTATTTTCATTCCGGTGACGAGTTCGCAGCGGGTTTGAGAAAAACGCGCAATTTGTTGCCCTTTTGAGAGAGTGGAGCGGGTGAAGGGAATCGAACCCTCGTCTCAGCCTTGGGAAGGCCACATTCTACCATTGAACCACACCCGCGCTCACAACCTGTTTTCGTTTAGCAGATGGCCACAGCTCATGCAATCGCCGTTTTTTTCTTTTACCACCGAGGGCGCGATAAGCCGGCGATACAGCAGGTTTCGAAACCTGCGCTGCACATTCCTGCGGAAAACGTCACAGCCGCTTTCGCTGCATTGGGAACAACTTGCCAAAAGGTTGTGAGCATCTGTTTCTTGAGACCGCGTCGATCCGCGGTATGATCATCCCGATTATTGCCAGGCTATGACACTTGAAATCTTCAGCTCCTCCTGGGTCGTTTTTTACGACTGGTCCGAATGCGCCTATGACGTGATCACCGGTTCAGAATGGCTGAAGCGCGATCGTGAGCATTGGCTGCATCAACACATGCCAACGCGGGTGATGCTCGACATCGCCGAAAGCGAGGCCGACGCCCAGCAGCGATTGAAGGATCTTGCGCGGCTTCGAACCCTTCAGGCGATCCATGAATCCTGATAATGAGCCCACTGGGTCGCGTGAAATAATTGCCCTGCGGATTCGCCAACGCTGAAGCGGCGCGAGCGCCGCGCTTCTCCGGCCCCAAGCAGCAGTTGATCGCGCGCTTGCGAAACGGATCGAAATCCGAAACGTTGCAGCGGACGCACTCTGGCATTTCGGACCGACGGCCGCAGGCGACGCGATCCGCATGAACATACCCGATGAACTGAAGCGCCTGTTGGGCAAAGTCCCGGCATTGGCTCGCGCTTATCTCGTGGGCGGGTTTGTAAGAGATGCGTTGCTCGGAATTCCGCACCACGATTTTGATATCGAGGTCTATGGCGTTGATTATGAAAGCCTGGCACGGGAATTGGCCGCTCATGGGCGCGTGGATCGGGTCGGCAAATCGTTCGGGGTGGTGAAGTTTGCGGGGCGAAACGGCGCGCAATGGGACTTCAGTGTGCCGCGGCGGGATTCAAAAACATCCGCGGGACACAAGGGGTTTCAGATCGAATTCGATCCGAACATTGAACCGCGCGAAGCCGCCAGGCGCCGGGATTTCACGATCAACGCGCTGATGTTTGATCCGCGTACGGGGGAATATCTCGATTTCTTTGGTGGACGCGATGATCTGCAGCGGCGGGTGCTTCGCCACACAAGCGCGGCGTTCGTGGAGGATCCATTGCGTGTGCTTCGCGGAATGCAATTTGCCGCGCGTTTCGACCTTGAGCCCGCGGGTGACACCATCGAGTTGTGTCGTTCCATCGTCCATACGTTTCCTGAGCTTGCGGTCGAACGGGTCGGCGCGGAGTGGTTTAAGTGGGCGGAGTTGAGCAAGCGTCCATCTGCCGGGCTGCGGTTCCTGAAGGAGACGGGCTGGTTGCAGCATTTCCCGGAAATCGCCGCGCTGGATGGGACCCCGCAGGATCCTGAATGGCATCCGGAAGGGGATGTGTTCACGCACGTGTGCCATTGTTGCGACGCGTTGGCGGAATTGCTGGAACGCCAGCCGCTGGATTCCACCGCGCGTCAGGTGCTGATGTTTGCCGTCCTCGCGCATGACTTCGCCAAGCCGCAGACAACTCACACAGCCGAGCGCGAGGGGCGCCTCCGCATTGTTTCCCCTGGGCACGAGGAACAGGGAGGCCCGCTCGCGGAATCTTTCCTGACGCGGATCAATGCACCCAATGAATTGAAAGAGCGGGTGGTGCCACTCGTTACGCATCATCTCGCGCATCTTCAAACGGCGACGGATCGGTCGGTTCGCAGGCTCGCGAATCATCTCAAACCCGCCACCATTGAGGAACTTTGCCTCGTGATGACGGCGGATCATTTTGGCCGTCCTCCCAAGCCGCGGGTGCTGCACGAGGGGATTACCGCGCTGCGGAACAAGGCACACGCACTGCGCCTGCAGGAATCCGCGCCGAAGCCGATTCTGCAGGGCCGTCATCTGATCGCGCGCGGGATGCAGCCGGGACGGCAGTTCGGCACCCTGCTGGACGCCGCGTTCGAGGCGCAGCTGGAGGGCTGCTTTGCCGACCTGGACGGCGCGTTGAAGTGGCTGGACGAACGCGTGTGATCATCAGCAGCCTTCGTGATAGGGCACTATGCGTTGTCTGCTTCCGTGGAGCTTTTCTTGGACGACACCGTCCATTTCCACCCCCACTTCCAGCCAAGGACTTCAGGAAGATCTTCGCCGTGCTCGCGGATGTAGGCACGATGATCGATCAACCTGTTGTCAATTTCCTGCCGCACATAAGCCGCGCGTGATCCGAGCTGCGGCAGTCGATCGATCACGTCGCGCACGAGGTGAAAGCGATCCAGATCGTTGAGCACGCACATGTCGAATGGCGTCGTCGTGGTGCCTTCCTCCTTGAAACCACGCACGTGGAGATTGCGATGATTTGCGCGGCGATAGGCGAGACGATGGATGAGCCACGGATATCCGTGAAAGGCGAAGATGGTCGGCTTATCGGTCGTGAAGAGCGCGTCGAATTCCTTGTCGCTCAATCCGTGCGGATGCTCGCTCGGCGGCTGCAGCTTCATGAGATCGACGACGTTGATCACGCGAATTTTCAGCTTCGGCAGGTAATGCCGCAGCAGGTCAACAGCCGCAAGGGTTTCCAGAGTGGGAACGTCGCCGCAACATGCCATCACGACATCGGGTTCACTGTTCTGGTCATTGCTCGCCCAATTCCAAATGCTCACGCCAGCAGTGCAATGCTTGATAGCTTCATCCATCGTCAGCCACACAGGCGCGGGTTGTTTGCCCGCGACAATGACGTTCACGTAATCGCGGCTGCGCAGGCAATGATCGGTCACGCTGAGCAGCGTGTTCGCATCGGGCGGCAGGTAAATGCGGATAACGTCGGGCTTCTTGTTCGCAACATGGCCAATGAAACCGGGATCCTGGTGGCTGAATCCGTTGTGATCCTGCCGCCAGACATGCGAGCTGAGGAGGTAGTTCAACGATGCGATGGAACGGCGCCACGGAATTCCATTGCACACCTTCAGCCACTTTGCGTGCTGGTTGAACATGGAATCGATGATGTGAATAAACGCTTCGTAGCAACTGAAGAATCCGTGCCGGCCAGTCAGCAGGTAACCTTCAAGCCAGCCCTGGCATTGATGCTCGCTTAATACTTCCATCACGCGTCCGTCGGGCGAAAGGTGATCGTCTTCGGGCAGTGTTTCTGCAACGTGACAGCGATTGGTAACTTCCAGGACATCCTGCCAGCGGTTTGAATTATTTTCGTCGGGACTGAACAGCCGGAAGTTTTTTGTTTCCAGGTTGAGCTTCATGACATCGCGCAGGAACTTGCCCATGACGCGTGTGGCCTCGGCCGGAGTTCCACCTGGCGAGGAAATCTTCACAGCGTAGTCGCGGAAATCTGACAGCTTCAAATCGCGCAACAACAAGCCGCCGTTTGTGTGCGGATTGTCGCTCATCCGGCGATGGCCTTTTGGGGCAAGCTCCGCAAGTTCAGGAATCAGCCGGCCGTTGTCGTCGAACAATTCGTGAGGCCGATAACTCTTCATCCAATTCTCCAGAACCTTGACGTGGCCTGCTTTTTCCATGTCGCCCATCGGGACCTGGTGCGCGCGCCAATAATCCTCGCACTTCTTGCCATCGATGGCCGCGGGACAGGTCCAGCCTTTAGGCGAGCGCAGAACGATCATTGGCCACGCTGGGCGGCCGTGGAATCCACGCTTCCGCGCCGTTTTCCAGATCGTGTGAATGTCATCGATGACAACGTCGAGAACGGAAGCCATGCGCTTGTGCGTTTGCAGCGGGTCACGGCCCTCCACGAAGTGAGGTGTGTATCCGTAGCCTTCGAGGAGCTTTGTAAGTTCGTCTTCCGGAATGCGCGCGAGGATGCAGGGGTTTGCAATTTTGTATCCATTCAGATGCAGGATTGGCAGAACAGCTCCATCCCGCACGGGATTCAGAAACTTGTTTCCATGCCAGCCTGTTGCAAGCGGGCCCGTTTCGGCTTCGCCGTCGCCAATCACGGTCGCAACGATCAAATCCGGATTATCGAACGCCGCACCGAATGCATGTGACAGCGAGTATCCCAACTCCCCGCCTTCATGAATTGAGCCTGGAGTTTCAGGAGCCACGTGGCTGGGGATGCCGCCGGGAAACGAGAACTGCTTGAAGAGGCGCTTCATGCCGGTTTCGTCCTGCGACACATTGGGATAAACCTCGCTGTAGGTGCCCTCGAGATAGGCGTTCGCCACAATGCCAGGCCCTCCATGCCCTGGGCCCGTGATGTAGATCATGTTGAGGTCGTGCGACCTGATCACGCGGTTCAGATGAACGTAGATGAAGTTCAATCCTGGCGTGGTTCCCCAATGTCCCAGCAGTCGCGGCTTAATGTGCGCCGGCTTCAGCGGCTTCTTCAGGAGCGGATTGTCGTAAAGGTAGATCTGTCCGACCGACAGGTAATTGGCAGCTCGCCAATACGCATCCATCCGCCGCAACTCGTCCTTCGAGCGCCGCTTCGTTCCGTGATTATTGCGTTTCGATTTCATGATAGCTGGCCTCTACCGGCATTCCGAGGACCTCACAAACGCTGCGCGCGATCATCCATTCCTCATCGGTCGGAATCACCCGAATGGTGACACGGCTCGCGTTGCTTGAAATGACAGGTGCGTTTTGTTGATTGCGCGGCAGATCGACTTCCATTCCGAGAAAACCCATGCCCTCACAGATGCGCGCCCGCACTGGATGGGAATTTTCGCCGATACCGCCCGTGAATACGATGGTATCCAAGCCGCCGAGAGCGGCTGCGAGCGCGCCGATCGCTTTCCTGATTGAATAGCAGAAGACTTGAACCGCCTCCGCCGCGCGATGATCCGACGATTCGCGTTCAAGCAATTCGCGCATGTCAGAGCTGGTCTCGGAAATGCCGAGCAACCCGGATTCAGAATTCACCATTTTGTTCCAGCGGCTGGCGCTCATCCGTTCGGTGCGTGACAGAAACCACGGCAAGCCTGGGTCCAGGTCCCCCGACCGGGTGCTCATCGGAACGCCCGCCGCTGGAGTGAATCCCATCGTGGTATCGATTGCCCGTCCATTGTGCACTGCGGCCAGGCTCGCGCCGTTTCCCAGGTGGGCAAGGATCGACCTGCCTTCAGCCGCGGCAGGACCCGCAACCCGCCCCAGTTGTTCAACGATGAACGCATAGGAAAGGCCGTGAAACCCATAACGTTGAATTCCGCGATCATGGAATCGGCGGGGTATCGGCAGCATCCGCGCGCGCAATGGGAGATCGCGATGAAACGCCGTATCGAAGCAGGCCACCTGCGGAAGATTTGGATGCCGCGAATGGAAAGCTTCGGTCAGCCGAATCTCGTCGGGTAAATGTTCGGGATCGAACGGTTCGAGGCTCCGAAGTGCCTTGACGAGTTGAGGAGAGATTCGCTGGTGCGCGCGGTATTCAGGACCGCCATGCACCACGCGATGGCCAGCCGCCACCAGGCGGTCCGATGCAATGTTTTCATCGATCCATTGCATCAGAATTTCGACGGCTGCCTTATGATCGGGCGCAGTTACGGACTGCGTCCGCTGCGGTACACCTGGCTGCCGAAGCACCAGTTGGGAGTTGGCCTGGCCGATCCGCTCAATCTTGCCCATCAGCAGGCGCTGCAAATTACCTGCGATGGAAAACGCAGCGAACTTGATGCTTGAGGACCCTCCATTGATGGTCAACAAGCACGGCGATGTGATGCCATTCCCGTTGTGCATTGAAGTGTCGCGCCCTGTTGAACAGTTCCCTACCGCGAATTGGCAAATGTCACAAGGGGGAACCTCGCTTGTGCCGGCGAGAATTGGCAGCTAAGACACGCAGGGTGGCCCTCACGCCGCTTGCGTGTCCCCAAGCGTGACAGTTCGGAATGCGCCCACCCGTGCCCAATCTTTCAGCCTGAACCGGCCTGAAGGCACGCGCTTCTGCGGCAGGAGCGCTCGACTTTGTCAGGCTTTCGAAGAGGCGCGTCGAACGGCCGCGAGCAGGAGTCCGCCGATCCCCATCAAGCTGAGAACGGTCGGCTCAGGAACTTGCACGGTAAAGAATTGTTCGCCTGGAAGAGTGTTCATGTCGATGGCGCCTTCGCCTGTGAAATTGCCAAGACCGTCACCGCCAAGGTTTCCTTGCGGCGCGGCCAGTCCGCCCAGGAACTGGTTCGACCAAAAATCGTGGCCGCCGCCATTCTGCCCAACCATGATGCGAATGTCGCCAGTCGCTCCGAGGTCCGACAGCGCGATTGAAAGCTCCAAGCCCGTCATCACGGCGAGAGCCGCAGCCTGGTCTGCAGCGCCAGTGCCGCCGGTGACACCCGCGACGTTGCTGCCATCGTATCCGACTTCGATCGGGGACCCGTTGATGGATGTATGTCAACTACCTGCCCATCCAGCGGAAAATTCCGTGCCGCCGGATGTAATCCTGGTATTCGACGTAAGCGGGATCCTGGCTGAGGTGAGCCTCCTCCGTTCTGGCGCGAACCCAGTAAATCCAATTCACAAGCAGGAGCAGAACGGTTCGACGAATGGAATCCGCCACAGAGCTCGACACAATGAACGGCACGAAGGTCATCCAATACGCCAGGTTCTTCGCAATATACGCCGGGTGTTTGGTCCAACGGTAAGGTCCGTTCGTAATGATTCCCCGATGCGTGAGGTTGGAGAAGCGGCAGCCGAACACGATGGTTGCCCAAAGATAAATTCCGTAGAGCAGGATGATCGCCGCGCCCCACACGCAATAAATCGTTGGATGATTCTGCAGCCACGGTCCCCAGGCGAAATTGCTCGAGTAATCGAAATAGAGGCGGCCCAGCAGTGACCAGAATGGCTGGTAACAGGCGAGCGCCGCCAGCCAGCCTGCGGCCGTGGGTTCCGCCCAACGCAGGTGTGTGTCGCAAATCCGCAACGACAAAAGATATCCGACGCAACCGAGCGCGACGTCGGCCAGGAAGATGTAGAAATAGCTGAACTCAAAGAAGGTGCGGAAGTTTTTGACGGTCGAAAAGTCGTAATTGATGAATCCGCGGAGGTCCGTCACGAGATAGGTGAACATCAGCGCCATGAAGAAGATCTTCACCAGCCATCCGAGCGCGTGTTGTCGAAGAACTTTGAAATCCACCTTTCGGAACTGAAATTTAGCCAGTAGACCCGCGTGGTAATAACCGTCCTCCGGTTCTGCCTGGTGGCTGTCGACCAGGTAGAAATAGGGGATCGCAAGTCCGATCCACCACGGCAGGATCTTTCGCATGAGTTCCCAGAACGGATTGTAAAACTCGCCATGGTATTCGGGGAACAGTCCGTACAGCGCGGCGCCCGCGCTCAGTGAAGCGAGCAAGCCGAGAAACTTTGTGAACACCCGGTTCCATGAAGGTGATCGGTTATTCCAATCGATGCCTGTCGACGCGCGGCGATGCACCTTGAGGAGAAGGAGATCGGGCAGGAAATTTGCCAGTGCAACGGCGCCCATGCAGATCATGGCGGCATTGACCGTGTTCTGAATCTTCATCCAACGAACGAACCAGAGGGAAACCACCAATGCGGCAAAGCCAGCGAGTACGATCCATGTGTTTGTGGCCGACGCAGGCGGAACGTTGGATGCGGATGAGGGCGTGACGGAGGCAGTGCCTGCCGCTGAAGATGGCTTTTTCTTGTGAGCCGCCGCCGGTTTCATTCGCGGCCATGTTGGACAAGACTCGCCGATCGGGCAAACGGGATCGCACCGGCTCACGGCGATCGGGTTCGCCTCGCCGCTGTTTTCGATGCTGTTGACAACGCAAAGCGTGAGATGTTGACTCATCCGGACCGCGACGATGAAACGCCGCCGTGGCTCTTCTCCGCATGAAAAATCTGGTTACAGCTGCCGTGTTCGCCGTCCTGCTCGCATGGACAACAGGTTGTGCGCGCATCGACT from Verrucomicrobiia bacterium harbors:
- a CDS encoding HD domain-containing protein — encoded protein: MNIPDELKRLLGKVPALARAYLVGGFVRDALLGIPHHDFDIEVYGVDYESLARELAAHGRVDRVGKSFGVVKFAGRNGAQWDFSVPRRDSKTSAGHKGFQIEFDPNIEPREAARRRDFTINALMFDPRTGEYLDFFGGRDDLQRRVLRHTSAAFVEDPLRVLRGMQFAARFDLEPAGDTIELCRSIVHTFPELAVERVGAEWFKWAELSKRPSAGLRFLKETGWLQHFPEIAALDGTPQDPEWHPEGDVFTHVCHCCDALAELLERQPLDSTARQVLMFAVLAHDFAKPQTTHTAEREGRLRIVSPGHEEQGGPLAESFLTRINAPNELKERVVPLVTHHLAHLQTATDRSVRRLANHLKPATIEELCLVMTADHFGRPPKPRVLHEGITALRNKAHALRLQESAPKPILQGRHLIARGMQPGRQFGTLLDAAFEAQLEGCFADLDGALKWLDERV
- a CDS encoding RNA polymerase sigma factor, giving the protein MAGGLDELDALVRRHQSWVFNLALRMCWRREVAEDATQEIFTKAVTRLNTFSGKSAFRTWLYRVAVNHLLNVRKSEMEEKAMTFTDMGASLDGVPDQELPDSGASPVETALFVEEAKLGCVTAMLMCLDRRQRLAFILGEVFGETSKAAADAMEVTPENFRQLLSRARHDLYQFMNNKCGLVNQSNPCRCARKATGFMRNGWLDPNHRHFSKDRIAAIKDVAPDHLHELQDLDRQHAELYRLQPFLAGPHLANRLREILLQSGFAKY
- a CDS encoding DUF1398 family protein; this translates as MNTEIIAKTARATLDGSISFPEVVSRLMTAGVEYYHVDYVTLCKTFYIANDSTVVTPINFEGLPPVAAEFDSAALRADILDSQRNGQKYRDFTRRAMEAGVQGYFAFLRGKRVTYFGRQGDQHTEWFPGAAPR
- a CDS encoding acetate/propionate family kinase, with the protein product MLTINGGSSSIKFAAFSIAGNLQRLLMGKIERIGQANSQLVLRQPGVPQRTQSVTAPDHKAAVEILMQWIDENIASDRLVAAGHRVVHGGPEYRAHQRISPQLVKALRSLEPFDPEHLPDEIRLTEAFHSRHPNLPQVACFDTAFHRDLPLRARMLPIPRRFHDRGIQRYGFHGLSYAFIVEQLGRVAGPAAAEGRSILAHLGNGASLAAVHNGRAIDTTMGFTPAAGVPMSTRSGDLDPGLPWFLSRTERMSASRWNKMVNSESGLLGISETSSDMRELLERESSDHRAAEAVQVFCYSIRKAIGALAAALGGLDTIVFTGGIGENSHPVRARICEGMGFLGMEVDLPRNQQNAPVISSNASRVTIRVIPTDEEWMIARSVCEVLGMPVEASYHEIETQ
- a CDS encoding PEP-CTERM sorting domain-containing protein, with amino-acid sequence MTGLELSIALSDLGATGDIRIMVGQNGGGHDFWSNQFLGGLAAPQGNLGGDGLGNFTGEGAIDMNTLPGEQFFTVQVPEPTVLSLMGIGGLLLAAVRRASSKA
- a CDS encoding isoprenylcysteine carboxylmethyltransferase family protein, with translation MKPAAAHKKKPSSAAGTASVTPSSASNVPPASATNTWIVLAGFAALVVSLWFVRWMKIQNTVNAAMICMGAVALANFLPDLLLLKVHRRASTGIDWNNRSPSWNRVFTKFLGLLASLSAGAALYGLFPEYHGEFYNPFWELMRKILPWWIGLAIPYFYLVDSHQAEPEDGYYHAGLLAKFQFRKVDFKVLRQHALGWLVKIFFMALMFTYLVTDLRGFINYDFSTVKNFRTFFEFSYFYIFLADVALGCVGYLLSLRICDTHLRWAEPTAAGWLAALACYQPFWSLLGRLYFDYSSNFAWGPWLQNHPTIYCVWGAAIILLYGIYLWATIVFGCRFSNLTHRGIITNGPYRWTKHPAYIAKNLAYWMTFVPFIVSSSVADSIRRTVLLLLVNWIYWVRARTEEAHLSQDPAYVEYQDYIRRHGIFRWMGR
- a CDS encoding phosphoketolase family protein, producing the protein MKSKRNNHGTKRRSKDELRRMDAYWRAANYLSVGQIYLYDNPLLKKPLKPAHIKPRLLGHWGTTPGLNFIYVHLNRVIRSHDLNMIYITGPGHGGPGIVANAYLEGTYSEVYPNVSQDETGMKRLFKQFSFPGGIPSHVAPETPGSIHEGGELGYSLSHAFGAAFDNPDLIVATVIGDGEAETGPLATGWHGNKFLNPVRDGAVLPILHLNGYKIANPCILARIPEDELTKLLEGYGYTPHFVEGRDPLQTHKRMASVLDVVIDDIHTIWKTARKRGFHGRPAWPMIVLRSPKGWTCPAAIDGKKCEDYWRAHQVPMGDMEKAGHVKVLENWMKSYRPHELFDDNGRLIPELAELAPKGHRRMSDNPHTNGGLLLRDLKLSDFRDYAVKISSPGGTPAEATRVMGKFLRDVMKLNLETKNFRLFSPDENNSNRWQDVLEVTNRCHVAETLPEDDHLSPDGRVMEVLSEHQCQGWLEGYLLTGRHGFFSCYEAFIHIIDSMFNQHAKWLKVCNGIPWRRSIASLNYLLSSHVWRQDHNGFSHQDPGFIGHVANKKPDVIRIYLPPDANTLLSVTDHCLRSRDYVNVIVAGKQPAPVWLTMDEAIKHCTAGVSIWNWASNDQNSEPDVVMACCGDVPTLETLAAVDLLRHYLPKLKIRVINVVDLMKLQPPSEHPHGLSDKEFDALFTTDKPTIFAFHGYPWLIHRLAYRRANHRNLHVRGFKEEGTTTTPFDMCVLNDLDRFHLVRDVIDRLPQLGSRAAYVRQEIDNRLIDHRAYIREHGEDLPEVLGWKWGWKWTVSSKKSSTEADNA